The proteins below come from a single Prolixibacter sp. NT017 genomic window:
- a CDS encoding replication-associated recombination protein A: MSSNQPLAERLRPKTLHDYIGQQHLVGENAVLRKMIESGNISSIILWGPPGVGKTTLAKIIANTLHRPFYVLSAINSGVKDVREVIEKAQKQQFFSSPNPILFIDEIHRFSKAQQDSLLGAVEQGIVTLIGATTENPSFEVISALLSRCQVYVLKSLEKEDLLTLLNRALTEDTELSKKKITVEEHESLLRYSGGDARKLLNILEVVLNAEEGDEFVLNNEKVTNRLQENLSMYDKKGEMHYDVISAFIKSVRGSDPDAAVYYLARMLDGGEDIKFIARRLVILASEDVGLANPNALLLSQSTFDAVHKVGMPEARIILSECTIYLATSPKSNSAYEAIDSALAEVRNSGHQPVPLHLRNAPTKLMKELGYQKGYKYAHSYDGNFAEQDFLPEKLRTKRFYHPQNNPAEQKILERLKQWWKQRFTK; this comes from the coding sequence ATGAGCAGCAACCAGCCTCTTGCTGAACGTCTGCGCCCGAAAACATTGCATGATTATATCGGGCAACAACACCTGGTCGGTGAAAATGCCGTCCTGCGCAAAATGATTGAATCAGGAAATATTTCCTCGATCATTCTATGGGGGCCGCCTGGAGTAGGAAAAACTACACTGGCCAAAATTATTGCGAATACACTGCACCGGCCGTTTTATGTGTTGAGTGCCATTAATTCAGGCGTAAAAGATGTTCGGGAGGTCATTGAAAAAGCGCAAAAACAGCAATTTTTCTCCTCGCCCAACCCGATTCTCTTCATTGATGAGATTCACCGGTTCAGTAAGGCCCAGCAGGATTCGCTACTTGGAGCCGTAGAACAAGGAATCGTGACTTTGATTGGTGCTACTACGGAAAACCCTTCGTTCGAAGTTATTTCTGCACTTCTCAGTCGCTGCCAGGTATATGTTTTAAAATCACTGGAAAAAGAAGACTTGTTGACTCTCCTCAACCGGGCATTAACCGAAGACACCGAGCTGTCCAAAAAGAAAATCACGGTAGAGGAACATGAATCATTGTTGCGTTATTCAGGCGGCGACGCACGAAAACTGTTGAATATCCTCGAAGTCGTTCTCAATGCAGAAGAAGGTGATGAATTTGTGTTGAACAACGAAAAAGTCACCAACCGTTTGCAGGAAAACTTGTCGATGTACGACAAGAAAGGCGAAATGCATTACGATGTAATTTCAGCCTTCATCAAGTCGGTTCGTGGCAGCGATCCCGATGCAGCCGTTTATTACCTCGCCCGCATGCTCGACGGTGGCGAAGACATCAAATTCATCGCCCGGCGTCTCGTTATTCTGGCATCCGAAGATGTCGGGTTGGCCAATCCCAATGCACTACTCCTGAGTCAAAGCACGTTCGATGCCGTCCACAAAGTCGGTATGCCCGAAGCCCGGATCATCCTTTCGGAATGCACGATTTACCTGGCCACCTCGCCCAAAAGCAATTCAGCTTACGAAGCCATCGACAGTGCCCTGGCAGAGGTTCGGAATTCCGGTCATCAGCCGGTGCCGCTGCATCTGCGCAACGCCCCAACCAAGCTGATGAAAGAATTGGGCTACCAGAAGGGTTATAAATATGCTCACTCGTACGACGGGAATTTCGCTGAACAGGATTTCCTTCCGGAGAAACTTCGTACGAAGCGATTCTATCATCCGCAAAACAACCCGGCAGAGCAGAAAATTCTGGAGCGATTGAAGCAATGGTGGAAACAACGTTTCACAAAATAA
- a CDS encoding tetratricopeptide repeat protein, which translates to MKRLISLLFLVMSVLPAMAQLNTDHYFYVGKSRIYFGNYVGAIENFNIVIKLKPYLPEPYFYRAVAKYYLEDYRGAKEDLDKAISIKPFYPEAYMERGMANHELGDLKAAIADYDKAIQLDNDNAAIYNNRGIAKVSMDSIDSGIADYTKAIELDPTMANAYLNRSSAKQMKGDLDGAIADCNKAIHLRPHFASAWLMRGIAKFEKEDYAGALKDYDICIRLDSKMAQAFVNRGIVKHKLGDPEGAIIDYDMAIKLNPNIAVAWLNRGIARETLGRPGAKQDYAMAKQLDPRFAEQERRYEEEQRRQQQQYYASAGSSSSQKKSQQQGKQTAQAGSTQQQNTAAKVDSTSTKSSVQAGNTLAAADSTSNKSKATGPYTRKRRRRLIVVDDEGDVKETEITDGKVQNRNVIIKLEPDFSISMFHKDSVDYDKLQYYSMTIDALNQKNHNDPFLVITNKPARDNDWRMQQYRDRIALETAILQTNPKDERAYLNRAIYYALDNKFNEAIQNYDKVISQDSHNLLAYFGRATARMQMTDYIQSLNTLPEPETINLGGKNAASQNNKPKTQEQILDYEKVIKDYETVIYMNPKFIFAWFNMANTKVKKKDYYSALDDYSKAIKLEPDFAEAYFNRGLTRIYLNDIDGGALDLSKAGELGIDEAYSIIKQYCN; encoded by the coding sequence ATGAAAAGACTGATTTCACTATTATTTCTTGTAATGAGCGTGTTGCCGGCCATGGCCCAGCTCAACACCGACCACTATTTTTATGTCGGCAAGAGTCGAATATATTTTGGCAACTACGTAGGCGCTATCGAAAATTTCAATATCGTTATTAAACTGAAGCCTTACCTTCCCGAGCCTTATTTTTATCGGGCTGTTGCCAAATATTACCTCGAAGATTACCGTGGAGCCAAGGAAGACCTGGACAAAGCAATTTCCATCAAGCCTTTTTACCCCGAAGCCTACATGGAGCGCGGTATGGCGAACCACGAACTAGGTGATTTGAAAGCAGCCATAGCCGATTACGATAAAGCAATTCAACTCGATAATGACAATGCCGCCATTTACAACAACCGCGGAATTGCCAAGGTGTCGATGGACAGCATCGATTCCGGAATTGCAGATTACACCAAGGCGATAGAGCTCGATCCGACAATGGCCAATGCCTATTTGAACCGAAGTTCGGCCAAGCAAATGAAAGGAGATTTGGACGGTGCCATTGCCGACTGTAACAAGGCTATTCATTTGCGTCCTCACTTTGCCAGCGCCTGGCTGATGCGCGGTATTGCCAAATTTGAAAAGGAAGATTATGCCGGTGCATTAAAAGATTACGACATCTGTATCCGACTGGATTCTAAAATGGCACAAGCATTTGTCAACCGCGGAATTGTCAAACACAAACTGGGTGACCCTGAAGGTGCAATTATCGACTATGACATGGCCATTAAGCTGAATCCGAATATCGCGGTAGCCTGGTTGAACAGGGGGATCGCCCGGGAAACACTGGGAAGGCCCGGAGCAAAACAAGATTACGCGATGGCAAAACAGCTCGACCCACGTTTTGCCGAACAAGAAAGAAGATACGAAGAAGAACAGCGTCGTCAACAACAGCAATACTACGCTTCGGCTGGTTCTTCATCCTCACAGAAAAAAAGTCAACAACAAGGAAAACAGACAGCACAAGCAGGAAGCACACAACAGCAAAATACGGCCGCCAAAGTCGATTCGACTTCAACTAAATCTTCTGTGCAGGCTGGCAACACATTGGCTGCAGCTGACTCAACCAGCAATAAATCGAAAGCAACCGGCCCATACACCCGAAAACGCCGCCGCCGCCTCATCGTGGTGGATGATGAAGGAGACGTGAAAGAAACGGAAATAACCGATGGCAAAGTTCAAAACCGGAATGTCATCATCAAACTGGAGCCGGATTTTTCCATCTCGATGTTCCACAAAGACTCGGTTGATTACGACAAGCTGCAGTATTACAGCATGACCATCGATGCATTGAACCAAAAGAATCACAACGACCCATTCCTGGTTATCACGAACAAGCCGGCAAGAGACAACGACTGGCGCATGCAGCAATACCGCGATCGGATAGCACTGGAAACTGCCATTCTTCAAACCAATCCAAAAGACGAAAGGGCTTATTTGAACCGGGCGATTTATTACGCTTTGGATAACAAATTCAACGAGGCAATTCAGAATTATGACAAGGTGATTTCTCAGGATTCGCATAACCTGCTGGCCTACTTCGGCAGAGCGACAGCCCGCATGCAAATGACCGATTATATTCAATCATTGAATACGTTGCCAGAGCCCGAGACCATCAATCTAGGTGGAAAAAACGCCGCTTCACAGAACAACAAACCGAAGACACAGGAACAAATACTCGACTACGAAAAAGTCATCAAGGATTACGAAACGGTGATTTACATGAATCCAAAATTCATCTTTGCATGGTTCAACATGGCCAATACCAAAGTGAAGAAAAAAGATTATTACAGTGCCCTGGATGACTATTCGAAAGCCATTAAGCTCGAGCCTGACTTTGCGGAAGCCTATTTCAACCGGGGGCTGACCCGGATTTATCTGAACGATATCGATGGCGGCGCGTTGGATTTGAGTAAAGCTGGTGAGCTGGGAATTGACGAAGCCTACAGCATTATCAAACAATATTGCAATTGA
- a CDS encoding DNA-3-methyladenine glycosylase I: MMHRCSWSTNEDIYIRYHDEEWGVPVHDDRKLFEFLILEGAQAGLSWITILKRREAYRDAFDQFDPEKVARYDAAKIEELLQRPDLIRNRLKINSAVTNAQAFLKVQEEFGSFDKYIWSFVDGKPIQNKWKKLNEIPAQTRLSVKISKDLKKRGFKFVGPTIVYAHMQATGMVNDHLVDCFRYKEVAE; encoded by the coding sequence ATGATGCACCGATGTTCCTGGAGTACCAACGAAGATATTTATATCCGTTACCACGATGAAGAATGGGGCGTTCCGGTCCATGATGATCGGAAACTGTTCGAATTCCTGATTTTGGAAGGAGCCCAAGCCGGGTTGAGCTGGATAACTATTCTGAAACGGCGTGAAGCCTACCGGGATGCTTTCGACCAGTTCGATCCGGAAAAGGTTGCCCGTTATGATGCAGCAAAAATCGAAGAACTGCTGCAACGCCCCGATCTGATTCGCAACCGTCTGAAAATTAATTCTGCCGTTACCAATGCGCAGGCTTTCCTGAAAGTGCAGGAGGAATTTGGGTCGTTCGATAAATACATCTGGAGCTTTGTTGACGGGAAACCGATTCAGAACAAGTGGAAGAAACTGAATGAAATTCCTGCACAAACTCGGCTGTCGGTAAAAATCTCAAAGGATTTAAAAAAGCGCGGGTTTAAATTTGTTGGGCCTACTATCGTGTATGCACACATGCAGGCTACCGGCATGGTGAATGATCACCTGGTAGATTGCTTTAGGTACAAAGAAGTAGCAGAATAA
- a CDS encoding tetratricopeptide repeat protein, which translates to MERSGNTFWLTVCFLLVAGLSNAFPQEKQPKETPLDSIRHQIKTSYLQSKMDNWPSLIDQLERQPGSDDFNFIFTLCQAQYGYIGYLLSEKKKKEAKQRIEKTMTILDQAIIQYPDSAKLYTLKAALIGYQIGLKPWKAPWLGPQSQENIELAKKLDPKEPSVWFEEGNSYFFRPTIFGGSRETAIRNYEKAWKLINAEPDAKKNWFYYYVGAWLSNAYLEENRKKEANNLLKELLTEAPDFKWVSEELLPRSK; encoded by the coding sequence ATGGAAAGATCGGGAAATACCTTTTGGCTGACAGTGTGTTTTCTTCTGGTTGCCGGTCTGTCCAACGCTTTTCCGCAAGAAAAACAACCGAAAGAAACACCTCTTGATTCCATCCGGCATCAAATAAAAACCAGCTATCTTCAAAGTAAAATGGACAACTGGCCGTCGCTCATTGACCAACTTGAGCGCCAGCCAGGGTCAGATGATTTCAACTTCATTTTTACGCTCTGTCAGGCCCAATATGGCTATATTGGATATCTCCTTTCGGAAAAAAAGAAGAAAGAAGCCAAACAGCGCATCGAAAAGACAATGACAATTCTGGATCAGGCCATTATTCAATACCCGGATTCAGCAAAACTCTATACTTTAAAAGCAGCTCTCATCGGTTATCAAATAGGTTTAAAACCATGGAAAGCGCCTTGGTTGGGGCCACAAAGCCAGGAAAACATTGAGCTGGCTAAAAAGTTAGATCCAAAGGAACCTAGTGTATGGTTTGAAGAGGGAAACAGTTACTTCTTCCGTCCGACTATTTTTGGTGGCAGTCGCGAAACAGCTATCCGGAATTATGAAAAAGCCTGGAAATTGATAAATGCCGAACCAGATGCGAAAAAAAACTGGTTCTATTATTATGTCGGGGCGTGGCTGAGCAACGCATATCTGGAAGAGAACCGAAAAAAGGAAGCAAACAATTTATTGAAAGAACTACTAACCGAAGCCCCCGATTTCAAATGGGTTAGTGAAGAGTTGCTTCCGCGAAGCAAGTAA
- a CDS encoding glycosyltransferase family 2 protein: MYLFATISFVFLCLRLIIAVLNFLTRPTNFASSLPEENPRVSILIPVRNEEHNLPALLESLSKLTYPDYEVIICNDHSTDGTTDILYEFTQQTENFRWFTSEELPAGWLGKNFACHQLAEKAAGDYLLFLDADVHAQPDFLAPLISRAVEAKLSLLSIFPRQVMHSQGEKSTVPLMNWILLSLLPLPLVRLSKKTSLAAANGQFILFEAGNYRENRWHEQVKVENVEDILIMKRMKKAGYPTEVLANFGAVSCRMYSSCREAVEGFSRNIHQYFGGSSAIMLLFWLLTVPGILLALLMLPVTGMFILIGQILLLRIIISLHSGQSVWTNLYYHPAQMAALTNIIARNLLGKHKKTVKWKDREIPFG, translated from the coding sequence ATGTACCTATTTGCAACCATATCGTTTGTATTCCTGTGTTTACGGCTTATCATCGCCGTTCTGAACTTCCTTACCCGCCCAACGAATTTCGCGTCTTCCCTCCCGGAAGAAAATCCAAGGGTATCAATTCTGATTCCGGTCCGCAACGAAGAACACAACTTACCGGCTTTACTCGAATCGCTCAGCAAGTTGACTTACCCGGATTATGAAGTCATCATCTGCAACGACCATTCCACAGACGGTACAACTGATATTCTGTACGAATTCACGCAACAAACAGAAAATTTTCGATGGTTCACCAGTGAAGAACTTCCCGCCGGATGGCTGGGAAAGAACTTCGCCTGTCACCAGCTCGCCGAAAAAGCAGCCGGAGATTACCTGCTCTTCCTCGACGCAGATGTCCATGCTCAACCCGACTTTCTGGCGCCCCTTATTAGCCGGGCCGTGGAGGCAAAACTTTCACTCCTCTCCATCTTTCCCCGACAGGTTATGCATTCGCAAGGGGAAAAATCAACAGTCCCGTTAATGAACTGGATATTGCTTAGCCTGCTGCCCTTGCCTCTAGTCAGGTTATCGAAGAAGACTTCGCTGGCGGCTGCCAATGGCCAGTTCATACTATTCGAAGCAGGCAACTACCGTGAAAATAGATGGCATGAACAGGTAAAAGTGGAAAATGTAGAGGACATTTTAATTATGAAAAGAATGAAGAAAGCAGGCTATCCGACAGAAGTGCTGGCAAACTTCGGTGCAGTTTCCTGTCGAATGTACTCCTCCTGCCGGGAAGCAGTGGAAGGTTTCTCGCGTAATATTCATCAGTATTTCGGAGGTAGCTCAGCCATTATGTTGCTCTTCTGGTTGCTCACCGTTCCGGGAATTTTGCTGGCCTTGTTGATGCTTCCAGTAACAGGAATGTTCATATTAATCGGGCAAATTCTTCTTTTGAGAATTATCATCTCGTTACACAGCGGCCAGTCAGTTTGGACCAACCTCTACTATCATCCGGCACAAATGGCTGCCTTAACAAACATCATCGCCCGGAACCTTCTGGGGAAACACAAAAAAACCGTAAAATGGAAAGATCGGGAAATACCTTTTGGCTGA
- a CDS encoding 1-acyl-sn-glycerol-3-phosphate acyltransferase, translating into MIKAKHLFWQTNFFNVYVPLILRWDFSKVTFVNQPPVSDESILLIGNHFSWWDGFIAYHLNRKFWNKRFHVMMLEKELTQRMFLNKAGAYSINKGNRSILETMNYTAELLQEPGNLVVIYPQGKIQSIYNRSFSFEKGIRFLTDRSNLNFRIVYYVAMVDYFSNRRPGLYLYFQDKGLSGNSSYPDIENDFNHFYRDCIAQQTNQ; encoded by the coding sequence ATGATAAAAGCAAAACATCTCTTTTGGCAAACTAATTTCTTCAATGTTTATGTACCGCTCATCCTCCGATGGGACTTTAGTAAAGTAACATTCGTCAACCAACCTCCGGTTTCAGATGAATCGATTCTGTTAATCGGCAACCATTTTTCGTGGTGGGACGGATTCATCGCTTATCACCTCAACCGGAAGTTTTGGAACAAGCGCTTTCATGTGATGATGCTGGAAAAAGAGCTTACACAACGGATGTTTCTGAACAAAGCCGGCGCTTACTCCATCAACAAAGGCAACCGCAGCATCCTGGAAACCATGAACTACACAGCCGAACTGCTGCAGGAACCCGGCAATTTGGTGGTCATCTACCCACAGGGAAAAATTCAGTCAATATATAACCGCTCTTTTTCTTTCGAGAAAGGAATCAGGTTCCTGACTGACCGGAGCAACCTTAATTTCCGGATTGTCTACTACGTGGCTATGGTCGATTATTTTTCCAACCGCCGCCCCGGACTGTATCTCTATTTTCAGGACAAAGGCCTTTCCGGAAATTCTTCCTACCCGGACATTGAGAATGATTTCAACCACTTTTACCGTGACTGCATTGCTCAGCAAACTAACCAATAA
- a CDS encoding fatty acid desaturase yields the protein MGILLAVIIILFWATHLLYSLLYVQTTMANPWMWFHMLVQGYLYTGLFITAHDAMHGTVSANRKINNSLGWLAAFLFAGMLFPRLRRKHMLHHQFPGTEKDPDFNERHQNFWLWWFGFMKNYVTWYQLIIMAVLFNLLAIIFPQPAIFTFWVIPAFLGTLQLFYYGTYIPHRKPHTPDMDIHRTRTQKRNHLKAMLTCYFFGYHHEHHLFPRIPWWRLYQTKEQQT from the coding sequence ATGGGAATTCTGCTAGCCGTCATTATCATCCTCTTCTGGGCTACACACCTTCTCTATTCCCTGCTTTATGTCCAGACTACCATGGCAAACCCGTGGATGTGGTTTCATATGCTGGTTCAGGGATACCTGTACACCGGTCTTTTCATCACGGCTCACGATGCCATGCACGGCACAGTTTCCGCTAATCGGAAAATCAACAATTCACTGGGCTGGCTCGCAGCCTTTTTGTTTGCAGGCATGTTGTTCCCAAGACTCCGCCGCAAGCACATGCTTCATCATCAATTTCCGGGTACGGAAAAAGACCCCGATTTCAATGAACGCCATCAGAACTTCTGGCTCTGGTGGTTTGGCTTCATGAAAAATTATGTCACCTGGTACCAGCTAATCATCATGGCAGTACTGTTCAATCTGTTGGCTATTATCTTCCCTCAACCGGCAATTTTCACTTTCTGGGTCATCCCGGCTTTTCTGGGAACACTGCAACTTTTCTATTATGGAACTTATATTCCTCACCGGAAACCACATACACCGGACATGGATATTCACCGGACCCGAACGCAGAAACGCAACCATCTGAAAGCCATGCTTACCTGCTATTTTTTTGGCTACCATCACGAGCATCATCTGTTTCCACGTATTCCCTGGTGGCGACTCTACCAAACAAAAGAGCAACAAACATGA
- a CDS encoding carotenoid biosynthesis protein, producing MKNLRKSLQNVSQVTLRRVLMLFYAVGLIGLVFPDSRPFFQAITPIFLVATIVLLYLFEENPTPVLYIASFLVFAIGFFVEVMGVKTGHVFGVYEYGTTLGPKLFETPIIIGVLWLIQIYCVYTILEPFSFPLWLKALIGAVILVVFDLILEPAAVKTGMWNWSNGEVPFQNYLAWFITSVVMLDLFHLFRLKTKNHMALPLMAIQLVFFLFLGILL from the coding sequence ATGAAAAACCTCCGAAAATCATTACAAAACGTTTCACAGGTTACCTTACGCAGAGTGTTGATGTTGTTTTACGCCGTTGGCCTCATCGGATTGGTTTTTCCTGATTCACGGCCATTTTTCCAGGCCATCACACCCATTTTTCTGGTTGCAACCATCGTTTTGCTATATCTCTTCGAGGAAAATCCGACCCCAGTATTGTATATCGCATCGTTTCTGGTCTTTGCCATCGGTTTCTTCGTTGAAGTAATGGGCGTAAAAACAGGACACGTTTTCGGAGTGTATGAATACGGCACTACCCTCGGCCCAAAACTCTTTGAAACGCCCATTATTATTGGTGTTTTATGGCTGATTCAAATCTACTGTGTTTATACGATATTAGAACCATTTTCATTTCCATTATGGCTGAAGGCGCTTATCGGAGCCGTTATATTGGTCGTATTCGATTTGATACTCGAACCGGCAGCAGTTAAAACCGGAATGTGGAACTGGAGCAATGGCGAAGTGCCGTTTCAAAACTACCTGGCGTGGTTCATCACGTCAGTCGTGATGCTCGATCTGTTCCATCTGTTTCGTTTAAAAACAAAAAATCATATGGCCTTGCCATTAATGGCGATACAGCTCGTATTTTTTCTTTTCCTCGGAATTTTGCTGTAA
- the crtD gene encoding 1-hydroxycarotenoid 3,4-desaturase CrtD, producing the protein MKKVIVIGAGIGGLASAIRLAAKNHQVTVIEQESQPGGKMSEIRTGDFRFDTGPSLLTLPHLVEELFELLGENAEDYLSIRKLEESCRYFYPEGKRIRAWTSPERFSDELESKLGEPKENTLRYLKKAKRLYHFTADLFIFSSLHRLKTFRNRKAFGTLMRPGLLDPFRSLHQANRRAFQTREAQQIFDRYATYNGSDPFRAPATLKIISHLEHNTGAFFPSGGMYKIASELHQLAMRHGVTFRFNTRVESLTTSNGKVTGVEAGNQHIPADIVISDIDIHHFKRQFLNQQVQRKERPELSSSALIFFWGMDTQSDETGLHNIFFSSNYMEEFRMLFSQAAISDDPTIYLYISSKMEAGDAPSGKENWFVMVNAPADNGQNWNNLIERTRRHIIAKLEAQLNMEIEKHILVEKRLTPRDIERRTSSEAGALYGSSSNNIFSAFMRHPNFSKQLKGLYFTGGSVHPGGGIPLCLASAKIVSDMIPKE; encoded by the coding sequence ATGAAAAAGGTAATCGTCATTGGAGCAGGAATTGGAGGATTGGCATCAGCAATTCGTTTGGCCGCAAAAAATCACCAAGTAACTGTTATTGAGCAGGAATCACAACCCGGCGGAAAGATGTCTGAAATCAGAACCGGAGATTTTCGTTTCGACACGGGGCCGTCGTTGTTAACCTTACCTCACCTGGTAGAAGAGCTTTTTGAGCTGCTGGGCGAAAATGCCGAAGACTATCTCTCCATTCGAAAACTGGAGGAATCATGCCGCTATTTTTATCCGGAAGGAAAAAGGATTCGTGCCTGGACATCGCCGGAAAGATTTAGCGATGAGCTTGAGTCGAAATTAGGAGAACCCAAAGAGAATACGCTACGCTACCTGAAAAAGGCAAAACGATTATACCACTTTACAGCAGACCTGTTTATTTTCTCATCTCTTCACCGACTAAAGACATTCCGTAACCGGAAAGCGTTTGGCACGTTGATGCGTCCCGGATTGCTCGATCCTTTTCGGTCACTGCATCAGGCTAACAGACGAGCTTTTCAGACCAGGGAAGCGCAGCAGATATTTGACCGGTATGCCACTTACAACGGCTCCGATCCTTTCCGGGCTCCCGCAACCCTGAAAATCATCTCCCACCTGGAACACAACACCGGCGCATTTTTCCCTTCCGGAGGGATGTACAAAATTGCCAGCGAATTGCATCAGCTCGCTATGCGCCACGGAGTAACTTTTCGGTTCAACACACGGGTCGAATCACTAACAACTTCAAATGGAAAAGTAACCGGAGTGGAAGCGGGCAACCAACATATCCCGGCCGATATAGTCATCAGTGATATCGACATTCATCACTTCAAACGACAGTTTTTAAACCAGCAGGTTCAGAGAAAAGAACGGCCGGAGTTGTCTTCCTCGGCGTTAATTTTCTTCTGGGGAATGGATACCCAAAGCGACGAAACGGGCTTGCACAACATTTTCTTCAGTTCAAACTACATGGAAGAGTTTAGAATGTTGTTTTCGCAAGCCGCTATCAGCGATGACCCGACCATTTATCTCTACATCAGCAGTAAGATGGAAGCCGGAGACGCCCCCTCAGGAAAGGAAAACTGGTTTGTCATGGTAAACGCCCCGGCTGACAATGGACAAAACTGGAACAATTTGATTGAGCGGACGCGTCGGCATATCATAGCCAAACTGGAAGCACAACTCAACATGGAGATCGAAAAACATATTTTAGTCGAAAAACGTTTAACTCCAAGAGATATCGAGCGCCGTACCAGCTCTGAAGCCGGGGCCCTTTACGGCTCCAGCTCCAATAACATTTTCTCCGCTTTCATGCGGCATCCTAATTTCAGTAAACAACTGAAAGGCCTGTATTTTACAGGAGGAAGTGTGCATCCGGGAGGTGGAATTCCTCTTTGCCTGGCTTCGGCAAAAATTGTATCCGACATGATACCCAAAGAATAA
- a CDS encoding NAD(P)/FAD-dependent oxidoreductase, whose product MEKSVIVVGAGLGGLSTALRLSSDGYRVTMVEKNNQAGGRLNLLQKDGFSWDLGPTFFSMSYEFRELMDYCGLEMPFRFVELDPLYAVHFADESKPRLIYKKLSQLANEFGDVEPDFEKKMRRFLDETGRLFHDTEQVIIRRNFDSILQYALQLTRVPLKHAPKLFRTMWKELERHFTSFEVKVIFSLVGFFLGNTPFNTPAVFTLLSYTEMEHDGYYNVEGGMYKIVTTLMDELKKRGVQFAFDTEIVDYRADGKKITGLVDGEGKVWNADAYVINADAAWFRGAVLKRPAYSEAKLDKMNWTMAPLTIYLGIKGKLDDMYHHNYFLRKNFEEYAGGIFENKVSLDQPYYYVNIPSMHNPDYAPEGHESVFILCPVPDRRYKPSWDDADEIADRIIDDFSERTGTNLRERIVSRTVFSPVEWESKFRLFRGSGLGLGHNLMQVGGLRPRNFDEYFRNVFYVGASTTPGTGLPMTVISSRLVTERINQAYGLVSENQH is encoded by the coding sequence ATGGAAAAATCAGTTATAGTTGTTGGTGCCGGTCTTGGAGGCTTGTCTACCGCACTCCGTCTGTCGTCTGACGGGTATCGGGTGACGATGGTAGAGAAGAATAACCAGGCCGGAGGCCGGTTGAATCTTCTGCAAAAAGATGGTTTTTCCTGGGACCTGGGGCCGACCTTTTTCAGCATGAGTTACGAGTTTCGCGAACTCATGGATTATTGTGGGTTGGAGATGCCCTTCCGTTTTGTCGAGTTAGACCCATTATATGCTGTTCATTTCGCCGATGAAAGTAAACCACGTTTAATTTACAAGAAACTAAGTCAGTTGGCTAATGAATTCGGGGATGTAGAGCCTGATTTTGAGAAGAAGATGCGCCGTTTTTTGGATGAAACAGGCCGTTTGTTTCACGATACCGAACAGGTTATCATTCGACGAAATTTCGATTCGATTTTGCAGTACGCATTGCAATTAACGCGGGTTCCGCTGAAGCATGCGCCGAAATTGTTTCGAACGATGTGGAAAGAGCTGGAACGTCATTTTACCTCGTTCGAAGTAAAAGTGATTTTTTCGTTGGTTGGCTTCTTCCTGGGAAATACGCCGTTCAACACGCCGGCGGTTTTCACTCTGCTGTCATATACCGAAATGGAACACGACGGCTATTACAACGTGGAAGGTGGCATGTACAAAATTGTCACTACGCTGATGGATGAACTGAAGAAGAGAGGCGTTCAGTTCGCCTTCGATACCGAGATTGTCGACTACCGGGCGGATGGTAAAAAGATAACCGGTTTGGTAGACGGTGAAGGAAAGGTCTGGAATGCCGATGCCTATGTGATAAACGCTGACGCAGCCTGGTTCCGTGGAGCAGTTTTGAAACGACCGGCTTATTCTGAAGCCAAGCTGGATAAGATGAACTGGACCATGGCCCCGTTGACAATTTACCTCGGAATCAAAGGGAAGCTGGATGACATGTATCACCATAATTATTTCCTGCGGAAGAATTTTGAGGAATATGCAGGAGGAATTTTTGAAAACAAAGTGAGCCTCGACCAGCCGTATTACTACGTCAATATTCCGTCGATGCATAATCCGGATTACGCTCCGGAAGGGCACGAAAGTGTTTTTATCCTTTGTCCTGTTCCCGATAGGAGATACAAACCCTCGTGGGACGATGCTGACGAGATTGCCGATCGGATAATTGATGATTTTTCCGAACGGACCGGAACGAATTTGAGGGAGCGCATTGTCTCGCGAACGGTTTTCTCACCTGTCGAATGGGAGTCGAAATTCAGGTTGTTCCGCGGAAGCGGTTTAGGACTGGGACATAACCTGATGCAGGTTGGAGGATTGCGTCCCCGGAACTTCGATGAATATTTCCGCAATGTATTTTATGTTGGAGCTTCGACCACGCCCGGCACGGGTTTGCCAATGACGGTTATCAGCTCCCGGTTAGTTACTGAACGAATAAATCAGGCTTATGGACTTGTATCTGAAAACCAGCATTGA